The genomic stretch CCCGTAATCGCACCCGCCAGTTCTTCGCCGAGACCGTTGGCGAACGGCACGATGTAGGTCGTGTAGAACTGAATGTTCATTCCGCATGTCAGGATGAATGCCCAGGTCGCCATGCGCATGAGGAAATCGTTGATTGGTTCGTCATTGCGTCCTTGCCAGTACGTCCAGCAAATCAGGAGCACATAGATGCTGAAGCACACAGCCATTAGCGGCGATATCAATCCTATGATGCGGGTGGATCCGGACGTTATGGTCGTCAGTACGTTCGCATCAAAATCCGCAGTTAATTCCGAAAAGATCGTCGTGGTGATCGATGTATAGGACATAACGGTGCTCCCATGGAATCGCACTACTGCTGCATTGCCTTCCTGACAACTTCACTTGCCTCTTTGTCGGCTTGCCTCTGTTCCGGCGTTTCTTCCTGTTCAAGCTTTTCAGGGGTGGTCCCGAGCAGATGCGCCTTAAATTCAAGCTCTTGCCGGTGTTCGGCTGTCTCCTGCATGTTGTGCTGATGGCGATCCCATGCGAGATAACCAAGGTAGCCTGCGATCGCGATCAGGAGGCCGATGATGGTCGACAGAAGTGCCTTATTGGTCATTGGGTCCTCCGAGGAAAGAGTTCTTGAATTCGCGGTCCCGTTGCTCTTGGGCAAGCCTGATTTCGTTCTCTTGCAACCGTGCCGTCACCTGCAGTCGCGTCTGGTCGTTCGTGACCATTGCCTCTTCGGCCGCTATACGGTTCTGCAGGTCGGCCTTCTGTGCAGGATCCTGCGTCATATTCGATAGCTGCATGAGCGACTGGATGTTGTTGAAACGCGCCACGATCGCGGTATATGCCTGCTCGTTCATCGCCTTGTTGGTCGCCAGCGTGTCGTAATAGCGTTGCTGACCGGCGGTTGCCGCGCCTGTCATGCCTTCCTGCTGTTCGATGATCCGCATCGACGAGCTGACGCCCGAAAGCCCCCCGGCCTTCGCCTGGATGTAGATGTCCTGCCATTCTTCGGGTAGATAGTTGCGCAGTGCGGGATTGTTGCTGATCAGACCGAGGCTACTGTTGCCGGTAAGTGCCTGGTACTGCGCCTCCTGATTCTGGACCTGCTGGATAAGCTGCCGTACCATCACCATCTGCTGTGCAAGCTCGGCCGGCGAGATGGTGGGAACCCCCTGGGCGTGCGCAGTCGCCGCGGCGCAGAAGACTGTCGCTACCATGATGACGCGGGGCGGAATGGCCCGATACCGAGTCGGCACTGCGAGGTTGGATTTCATGGATTCCTCCATCACGTAAGACGTTCAGACAAGGGGCTCTTCGGTCATCTCGACATTTGCAGTCAAATAAATCGCAGTCAGCTCCAAGCGTTTACGCCCGAGCGCATCATGCAACTCTTCCGCCCACAGTTGCTCGTCGGCGCCATGCTTTGCGGTCAGACGAGTTCGCTGCCTGCGTTCGAACACGCGCAGGAGATACACCGGCAGCCACGCATTCGGGTCGTCGCCCATCTCAGCGCGTACTTCATCGAGCATCAGCACGTTCTCCCGGTCGCCCGAGAAGACCGCGATCGCATCATCAAGGCCACTCAGGTCGAAACTGGCGAAGGCCGACTGGTTGCCCTGCTTTATCAGGAAGCGGCGCGACTGGGCCGTGAGTTTCCTGAACTCCTGGAATTCCTTTCGCGTCATGCCATCGCGCAGATAGGGCGCTTCTTCGGCAGCCGGGTCGGCAAGATAAATTTTGGTAGCAATGAGGCTGCGCAACGCCGGATACAGGTCTGCGGCCTTTTGAGCCTGCTCTGGCTGCTGCGTGACGAGCCCGATGAACTCACCTTCCTTGCGGCCGCTCGCGAGCGTCTCTTCGATCTGTTCACGGATCGTGCGGAACCGGATTGGCAGCCAGTATTCCTCGATGATCGTCGCCATCAACAGACCATCACGGCGCATCAGCGTCTTCAGGTGGAACAGCCAGGTGAACGCGGGTTCAGACGGTTCGTAGTTCTCGACAAGGAACGTCTCGACGTCGAAGCCGATGCAACGCTGTCCACTCATGTTCAGCGACAGGTTGGGCGGGTTGTCGAATACCCACCAGAAACGCCCCCCTTCCGACTTGCACCAGATCGACAGTCGGGCATGCAGGCAGTCATCGCCCTCATCTGGAATGCTGTCCAGCAGGAGGCTGAAGCGGCGCAGACGCACGTCTTCGATGTCCATCACAGCATCAACAGCGTTGCGGCACTGCATTTTCTCCGCGGCGCTTAGGTCGATCCGGATCTGCTTGCCCTGATGGTCGACACCATTCCTGCGGCCACACAGTTCGACGAGACCGTAGAGAAACTCGCGATTCTCGGGCGCATCGGCGAGCTCAAACGGCGCCCAACCTGTAGGCTTGCCCTTTTCCAGATACACGTACACACCGCCCATGGCGCGGACAAAGACTTCCCACCCCCGGCCCTTGTCCAGCACGTACAGGAGCGGTTCGAACCGGAGCAGCATGCCGATGGCAGCAGCGATGAGCGTCGTTTTGCCTGTGCCGGTTGTTCCTTTGGCTTCGAAATGACCGGCCAGCTTTTCTGCTACGTTGATGTCGCCCAGACGCGTCGCATGGAAGTTGAAATTGAAGACGTTGGCGGCACTGGTGCGAAACGGAATGATTGCCGAACCATCACCGATCGGGTTGCCTTCAGCCTTGCCGGTCGAGTAGTCGTGGCACGCATGCATCGCGGCGAAGTTTCGCGACGACTGAACCTTCGGCCGTGGCTTTACCTTCGCGCCAGGCACTTGGGAAAAATACGTGAACGGCGCCGAGCCGGTGGCAGTCATCCATTCGACGCCGCACTCGTTCAGCGAGCGGGACACGAACAAATCTCCATTCGCGATCGCTTCTTTTGCCGTTTCACCATAAATCACGGCCGCGCCGTGATACTCACCGAAGCTCAGTTCACCCGTGTTGACGTATCCCTGAGCCTCTCGCATTTCCTTGACTTGATGCTTCGCCTTGTCTCCGGCCGATTCCAGTTTGTTGATCGCGGAATCAACGGTGCGGTTGGCTTCGAACCCGGTCATGCAATTAAACGACTGCGTGATGGTAAATTCCATCGGCAGCGTCAGCAGTGGGTTCAACTGTCCCCAGCCTGGTTTGTCTGGAAAACCCCGCAAATCATGACAGGTCGCATGCTGGCGCGACGGCGTGACTCCCGGCCCACGAATGGCCACAGTGTTGTACCCGAAGTGAAGCCAACTGGAAGGGATGACGTCGGTACCCGGTTCGGCTGCGACCGGCACATCAGTCCAGGTTGCGTTGACCAGATCGCTCACAAAACCGTACTGTTTTGAGAACAGCATCTTTGTGCCGTTCATGTGCTGACGCTCGTACACCTCCAGCTGTTCAGCCTCATAGTCCACCAGGTGCAGCAGCGACTGCTGCGCGAGCGATTCGATTTCCTTCAGTCCATCGTCAAAGTCGTCGTATTTCAGGATCAGCGACAGGTAGTAGCGGTTTTCGTAGAACCTGTCTTCATTAAAGCGCCCGACATATTCCCGTGAGAACCACTGCATGAAACGTGGATTGAATCTGTAATTCCGATCAAAACTCACCAGCCGGCGGGTAAAGGTCGCGTGGTAACCTAGGCGCCCACCAAGATCACGTCCCAGCTTGCTGTACGTATCGGTGTCGCGGTCGAACATGCGCTCGATCGCGACGTTCTCATGTACTTCAAACGGCACGCCGCGCTTGACCAGCGTCACCATGAAGCGGTTTCCCTCAAGATGCTGCACGTGTTTCTTAACCGGATGACCAAACTTCGGCATCCAGTCTTCGATTGCACCGAGGCTGCCGAGCACGTCACTCGAAATTTCAGGCTTGCGTGTCATGACTCCTCCGGCTCAAGCTCGTGCAGGCGACTCACGCCGCGTGGCAAGGGTTTGAGGAAAATCCGATAGACCCGGCGCTGTCGTCCATAGCGTAGCGGTGCGAGGGTTACAGTGTTGCCAAAGCGGGGGGCTGCTCGCCTGGAGTTGACCAACGCACGAAGCTTCAGTGTCCAGAAATAGGCGCGGCAGCGCATCTCGAGCCACATGATTCGCAGACCCTGATCGTCCGTTTCGCATACGTGCTTGAAGTACATCAGCACCGGCACACCGAGAAACACGAACAGAAGTCCACCAGGACCGACTACGAAGGCGATGAGCACACCCGCGAACATCGACGATACGACCACCACCAACATCGCCATGTAGGGAACGCCCCAGATTGTCGCCGTGCGGCCAAGACCGTTGAAGCCAGGATAGCGAGCTTTTTCGTCCAACATGGCATATGCTCAGCTGAACAGGTTCCACAAATAGGGGGCAAGCACACCCACCACGGCACCCACCACCGCGACCTTGCCGCCTAGTGTGATGAATTCGCTCCAGTGCGCGCGATCCGCCCAGCACTCGGCCCCTTTCCATAGCAGCACACACGATGCGCAGACCCCGAGGAAGGTGTAAAGCCAGATCCTGAATGTGTTCGCGCCCTGCGTCGCCGAATCCAGACCGCCCCCAGCAAGCACAGGTTGCGGGCCAACGATTGCTCCGAGCAGCAATGCCACGTATAGCGCATCGACAAACCGTCGCAATTTTCCTAAAAATACACATTTACTACGTCGTACTAATTTAATAGGTCTGGATCTATCGTGATACATTGACTCCTCCATTGGGTTGAATTTACCGCCCGGGCGGTTTTATCACTTGCATGTTCCTTCGTCGCAATGGTAGTCGCCAAAGGCATCCCACGCGGGGTGCGACTCGCTGCGATTACTGCCAGGGCTGACGGTCTTCTTGATGTCGGGGATCCGGATGGTTCCGGGTCCATCTCCGACCTGTGCATCGGGCATGCGCCCCGTAACAACACGTATCGCGGGAACGACATCGGTCGAGTCAGTCAAAGAACGAGCGCCGGCGACCACGCGCTGAACGTAGCTAGTGCCGCGATAGTCCTCGACGAGACCACGCGTGAAATTGCCGCTGTAGTAACAGCTGATTGCGGCCCGAAGCGCCGAGGCACCTTGCCCCTTCGCTACGACTGCCCTGTCGTAGCAGTCATGCAGAATCGCACTGCCAGCTCGCAGATTCGCACACGGGTCAAAAGCGGTCTCGTAAGTCAGCCCGTAGCGGGCGAGGTTGACCGACTTGACCTGTGTTAGGCCAACACTGAAATTGACCCTTCGCGCAGCTAGGGCATGAGCTGTCGCGATAGCTTCAGTAAGGTCGTGCGGCTGCCGCTCGAGATGGCCTCCGACTACGCCGATAGCATAAGGATTGAATCCGGATTCGGTCCGTACCACGGCTTCCATAGTGGAGGCGTGAACTATCGGTGCACATTGCTGAGCCAACACGGCGAAATCAAGCATAACGCGCTCCCTTGCCTCTGCCTCATGTCCGGCGGCCGCTAGACAGGATGACGACTATAGTCATTGCAGACCTCACAGGTTTCAATAAGCTTTATGAACGACACGGAAACTCGTACGCCGATGCCGACCGTTCCACCTCACCTACCCTTTGCGACCAGCCGACGGCTTTTCCGACAGCAGCACTTACGCGCCTGTGTTCAGCTGATTTTGGACGCCAGCATCCACTCCTAACGAAGCCGCTGCGTTGCGTGCCCATGACTTCCCTTCAGGCGCTCTTTCAATACTCCATTCACGATATTGCGGTGTATCCCATGCTTCTTCGCCCAGCTCACATCGCAGGCGCCATCGGATCAAACTCTTGCGAGGCTTCTCTCCAAGGGTTTTGAATGGGATACAAGCACCCCTATACTGAGCAAGGTTGTTCATCTTCATACAAGATAGGCACGTTTGTGCCAATAGTCAATATTTAGGCACATTTATGCCAGAAACTTTTGGTGCCAGGCTAATTACCGAACGCGAACGGCTGGGACTAGCACAGGGCGATATGCAGTCAATTGTCGGTGTCAGTCGTCGCGCGCAATTTAATTACGAACAGTCTGTACGGCTACCCGATGTCGGTTATCTAGCTGCTCTTGCGACGCATGGCTTCGACCTCACGTACCTAGTAACTGGAAGGCGGGCGCCTCGCCACGGTTCCATAGACGAAGACTTGTTGCGGCACGTACTTATTGCAATCGACAACGCGCTTCCCGTCGAGCCGATCAACGCGGCGAAGAAGGCAAAACTCGTCGCGCTCGTCTATCAAAGCGCCTCGGAAACCGGTCAGGTCGATCCACTTCTGGTTCGAAAGGCTATTGACCTCGCCTCCTGAAAGATCTTGGTTACTCAACTTACGTCTCCCGGAATGCATTGTGTCGCGCGAAAAGCGAGCGCCCGAATGCCTGCGTTTGCTAGCGAGGCACGGATCCGCCTCGCGAATTCAACTGCGTGCGGTCCATCGCCGTGCAGACATAGCGTTTTCGGGTTGATGTTGATCCAGGTATCATCCAATGTTTTTACGCGGCCATCACTTGCCATGCCGATGGCCTGCTCGCACGCCAGTACATCGCTCTCAAGTACCGCATTCGGATAAGAACGAGGAACGAGCTTACCCTCTCGCGTATACGCCCGGTCGGCAAACCCTTCGTCAATCGCAACCAGTCCTTCGTCACGTGCAATACACACGAGTTGACCGCCAGCGAGACCAAACACTGCCAGTTCGGCATCCATGTCTCGAACCGCACGCACAATGGCGCGGGCAATATCTGCATCTTCCTCGGCCTGGTTGTACAACGCGCCGTGCGGCTTCACATGCGCGAGCCGGCCGCCAAGCCCGGCGACCACCGCAGCCAGTGCTCCCGTCTGATATTGCACACCCGCATATACCTCATCAGGGGACAAAGTCATGCTCGCCCTGCCAAAATTCTCGCGGTCCGGGAAACTTGGGTGCGCACCAATCGCGACACCTCTGCGAATTGCCTCATTCGTGACGCGGCGCATGGTTAGTGGATCGCCGGCATGCCACCCACACGCGACGTTGGCCGACGTGGCGTACTCGAGCAGTTCGCTGTCGTGTCCAAACCCTTCACCCAAGTCAACATTCAGATCAATTGTTTTCGCGCACATCATCTGTCGACTCCTATTCTGACTCGCAGCTACCACCGGTGCGAACCATGCTGTCACCGATAAAGGTGTTGTCGAACTCGCATAGCTGGTGGTCCACGCGAACGTGTGTAGCCCATTCAGCGGCTACACCCGCTCTCCACGGCAACAGAACGTCGGCGCGCTCGCCGTTAGACAAATGAACCGTACCGACGCCAATAAGCACTCCATACGTGATGAAGACAATCAAAAATGCCACGCACGAGCGCACGTATGCCGCTATCCGCGGATAGTGCCACTGACTTCGATCAGATCGAGTGGGCATGAGTCTTGCGCCGCAGGCGCCTCCCGGTTCTGAAACGCTTTAATGATCCCGGCGTCGCCGAGTGAAACTCGCGATAACCATTCACGAACTCGCGCCTCGCCAGCTTTATGAAGTCGCGTGTTCAACTCTGCATCGAATGTTGAGTTGACGACTACTCCTGCTCGCTGCATTTCGGCGTAGTTCGCTTGAATCCGAGCAGGAAGGGACCTCCACTGCGCGCGTCCCGCATTCATCGCCACCTCGTCAAGCTCACGCCTAGTTTTCTCTGGCAGTACGTCGTAGCGCGCCCGGCTCATCACCACAAATGACACGGGGTATGCATAGTGGATGGCATTGAAATTCGACAGATCCGCCTGGAGCGACCTTCCCACTGCCCCATCACCCGACGACAAAACTGCGTCAATGCCACCGACGCGCAACTGCCACTCGACGTCCCGGATGGGCAGCGTAGTTGCGTGAGCCCCGAGCGCCCCCATGACGGCAGCTGAAGATTTGTCGTATGTCCGTACGCGAAGATTTGCGATGTCTCCAATGGCTGCCACGGGCTGACGGGTCCAAAGCCCGGTGGGGGGCCAAGGGGATATGAAAAGCAGATGCAACCCTGCACGCGACAGAGCACGTTGGTATGCTGGTCCCGCCAGGCATGCTAGGCGTCCAGACTCCTCGACCGAGTTAACCATGAAAGGCAACGTCGGCAATTCGAAGATCGGATCGAAGGATGCCAAGGTCCCAGCGAACACGTCCGCGACCTGTACGCTGTCGCCGAGCACCGCCGCCACGAGATCGGTTGCTGCAGCCATATCCCTGGATTCGATCCGGCCAGTAAGAGCACCTCCCGTCTGTCTAGCCAATGCCGTCGCGAAGGACTCAACTCCTCTGCCCGCCACCGTATCCGCCGGATGGTCGGAGGCGATGGTCCATGTCTGGTCTGCATACACTACCTCGTCTGCCAGTTCGCTCGCAAAAGCAATGACCAGCACTGTATGCCTAATGAGTTGTCCTAATCTGGAGAAATTCATCAAGGCTGTTCCACAAAGGCGACCGCATCCCGCGGTAAGCGGATAATCAGATCTGGTAGAAGCAACTTTAGCCAAGAACGCGATGTCAGAACCAACCGGATTTTGACATTCACAAGCAACCGATTTTTTGATATGGTTTCAGGCTAACCGTGACAAACGCTATCGCGCAAGTCAGTCAAGCAACCCCTTGTCGATGGCCATGGCGACAGCGCGGGTGATATGCGATACGCCTAACTTCCTGTTGATTTTCTGGAAGATGTCATAGACAGTTCGCTCCGACACGCCGAGCATGTCTGCGACGTTGCAGGCTGTTCGCCCCGCACGTACGAGACGCAAGACAGCCTGCTCGCGCTGGTCCAGAGCAACCCTGCTTGCCTCCTCGTCACGCAGCGCGTCGATATGCCAGTTGAGCACTTCATCTGCGAGCGCCCGCATCAGCACGCGATGCCTGTCCTGCCAGAGCACTCGCTCACCTTCCGGCTGGGGCAGTCCGTTGCCAATCTGCAGCAGGCCGATCACTGTACCGGAGGGACGGTGCACTGGACACACTACGGCGCTTCGAAAGCCATATCGCGCGGCGACATCTTTAGCCCGGTGGTCATCACCGAGCGCGTCGATAGCGCTGGCGAGCGTCGATGTACTGTTTCTCAAGGCGTAGTCGAGCAAAGGGGCCTTCCTGTACCACTGCTGGTTGATATACGCGTGCATCCAGCCAGGATGACATCCAATGAGGCAGCGCTGGTCGGTTATTGCTCTGGTCCTGTCAGGTACATGTAACCAGCGATAGGTATAAGAGCGGCCACCCAATTGCGGTACCACGCGCCCCATGATCTTCATCAACTCTCCCTCATTTGTGGAAGCGCGGATGTGACAAATTTCGTCGAGCGGATCACGTAAGGGCTGCCCTGATTCTGGCTGAGCCGATCGGTTTGCCAGTTGTTCACGGTAAAGTCGGTCGATGGATTGATACTGCACCCGAAGATGATCGGCATAGGGATCCGCAGCGACGAACTCTAGCAACGTATCATCTTCGTCGATCGACAGGACCTGCGTAAACGTTGCACCATCGCGCCTAATAAGCTGTCGTTCTAGCAAGCAGGTTGCATTCGTTTGCCGCAATCGCAATAAGACACGATCGCGCGCAACGTGGACGTCCACCTCGAATATGACCTCACCGAAACGGTCTGCGCGGTCGGCGACTTCTTTCAGCATGGCAATGCCCTACGCTGCCCGACCGGCACGCATTCTGTCAGGGACAATGGGCCTGCCAAAATAGAAGCCCTGCACTTCGATGTCCCCGAAGCGGCGTAGCCAGTTCGCCTGCTCCTCAGTTTCGACGCCTTCAACCACGAGGGAAAGTCCCAGATCGCGCGCGAGGAAAACTATGCTCCTGAACGTCGCCTGCGCTGTCCTATCGCCAGGAACGCCCTGCGTGAAACTCCGGCCGATCTTCACGCCGTCAATAATCAGGTTGGTCAGTTGGGAAAGCGACGAATACCCGGTACCGAAGTCATCCAGCATCACCCTCACCCCGAGCCGTCGTAGCTCCTGAAGTCGCCGACCGACAAGAGCCGAGTCTTCGAGTATGGCCGTTTCTGTGATTTCCACTTTCAACCGTTGGGCGGCAATCGAATGCCGCTCGAGACATCGATGTATCACGTTAACGAGGTCGCCGTGAACCAGTTGTGCGGCCGAAACATTCACAGACATATAAAACAGGCGCGTATCGACTTCTTGCCATTCACTGAGTTGGGTACAGGCTGTCTCTAGAATCAATTCGCCGATGGGAATGATGAACCCCGTACTTTCAGCAAACGGGATAAATTCAGCTGGCGCGATGACGCCTTTTTCTGGATGTCGCCAGCGCACAAGCGCTTCAATACCCTGCGTCTCTCCCGAATCAAGAGACACGATCGGCTGATACTCCAAAAAAAACTCGCGATTCTCGATTGCATACTGCAATTCCTGCTGCCGCTCGATATCCCGCATCGCGTGGACTGACAGATCCGGAGTGTAGGCATGGAATCGACTTGCATTAGCTGATCTGCCCTTTTCCTTTGCAGCATACATCGCGAGGTCTGCCTGCCTCAGCAGATCATAGGCAGCATCGAAACCGAACTCGTAGACGGCGACACCTATGCTTACGCGCATCACGTAGCTGTTGCCACGCAGCCCGAACGCCAGCTCGAATGCGTCGATGATGGATTGAGCCATACGGTGTGCAACAGCCTTGGCGTCGGTGCACTCGACGAGAACCACAAATTCGTCTCCACCGACGCGCGCGACGATCGACTTCTCTCCAGCAACGTTCACCAGACGCCGCGCAACGTTCTGAAGCAACTCATCCCCGATCTGATGACCTAGTGCATCGTTGATCCGCTTGAAGTTGTCGAGGTCCACAAAAAGTAGTGCCAGCCTTCCGAGTGAATTCTCGCGCTCGATGCACCGACGCAGGGATTCCGTCAGCAGGTATCGGTTGGGCAAACCGGTGAGTGCGTCTGTTTCCGCGAGATGCTGCATGTCCGCTCTGGCAACGGCTAAACGTGACATCGTCGCAGTGATGATCGCCGCGGCCGGCAGTAACACGACCGTGAGAACACTCGCCAGCAGGAGATATAGATCCTTGGCGTGCCTGTATCCGGCTAGAGCACTGTTTTCGGATATGCCGACTATGACGCCCACCGGAAAGCGAGTGGAATGTAGGTACGTGACGAAGCGACGCATGTGATCGACAGGGTCGGTGAGAGCGTCACCTCTTGCGTTGAGCATTGCTCGATAACCGGATGCCGGAGTGCCTATAGGCCACGTCGACACACCAGCCGCGAGGCGCGAGAGCAAATAGCCATTGTCCGACATCACCAAGAGCATGCCGCCCACCCCGACGGCGTCGAGATGGTAGAAGCCTGTGGTGAGAAAATTGGGATCCTCCGAAACAACGACGACGCCCGCAAATGAGCCGTCAGGGTTGTTCAGGCGACGGGTGAACTGCAACGTCCAGTGATGGGACAGTCGACCGAGCACTGGCTGGCTAATGTAGAGACCGAGATTAGGATCTCGTTTGTGGGCGACGAAGTGGGCCCGGTCGCTCAGATTAATCGGCTTAGCGTCCGGAGTCGTTGTCTGCAACACCCCGCCGGTTGGTCCAACGACGGTGACCTGCAATGCAGTGTCAGCTGAAACAAGCCCGTTCTCTTTCAGAGTATCGAGACGAAAGGTGGAAGGAGAGCGCTCGTACTCATACTTGACCAACTTCACAGCAACGTCGGCGTCATGCACCGTCTTGTCGATATGCGCAACAAACGACGTTGCAATTTGCGAGGTCGCCTCAGAAACCGCGCGGTGCGCCTCCTGTTTTTCGGTCTGGATCCTAATGATCGTGATGATCCAGATTCCCAGGATCACCAAGAGCGCGCCTGCGGGGATCCAAAACAAGCTCAGTGCGAAGGAGGGGGGGTGCAAGGGCCAGATTCTTGACGATCTCCCGCCTTCGTTGGGCTTCGCATACGCCATCAGGGCACCTCGCCGCACCATGATTCGTCAGAGCATTGACGGTACCGTGGTTTTCCCAGATATTCAGTTACGAAATGTTACATGCCAAATGCATGTATATTCACGCGACTACAGCGGTGGCAGTCGCCCCTAATTACTTTCAGAATTCACCAAATGGGTAAGGGCGTTGCTGTGTCCTCGTGAATAACCAAGACGATAGCCGGTGCATCATCGAGTTGCGCTGCTAAGCCAACGGTTTATGTTTAGAGACGTCTCCTTCATGTCTCCTCCTGATATGGATTCGGCCCGCGGCATGGCGGGCTTTTCTTTGCGTCCCGAGCATGCGCGACACCTTGGAGGCGAAAGTCCCCTATCGAGCCTTATTGTGTCGAAGCGCAAGGGCGTCGTCGTGAGGCGGAGTCCGAAGGAAGGGTGGAACAAAGCCACGACCTGACGAACAGAAACCCGATGCGATGCATACTTGGTCGGTCGAGCGCGTAAAGGATCACGATGTCCCCGACCATCAAATGCCGGGCGGTAATGTTGGCAGGTGTCGCCAGTGTGCATATCTCGGGAAGTCTGCACGGCAATGGTTACCGAATATTTCAGTAGCCGGTGAGAGAACACTAGATCGACACGAACCCCGTGTCATCAGTCGTAGGCGGCGCTGCCGACCCACAAAGTCAAAGCTATCCCCTGGGTCGGCAGAAAATCCATCAAATGCTGGATCAATGCCGCTTCCAGTTCCGACTCCAGTATTCATCCCGGATCTCAAGAGCCCCGAGATCGAAGGGATTGCGCATTGCCTCCTCGAGCGCGAGGACGCCATCTGTCCGAATCGGCAGCCTCGTTGCGGCACCCCGGCTTTCGTGGTGAAGGACTTATCGGCGCCCCCGCCTGCCCGAAGTCGCCTTCCGGTCTGCCGGGTTTCGTGCATGGAGGCATCTTGGAATGGATGCGTTCCCTAGTTGGCGTGCGTCTATTGTCAAATTCGCTGTGCACACGCGGATGGGGCACCCGTTTTCATGTTGGTCACGACAAATTACGTATCAAACACTACTAATTTGCCTTATCGTGTGGACGCCCATACAAAACCTGCATCAACGGGCAATAACACTACTTTTGGCTCGATTATCGTGAAACGTTACCTCAAGTTGGACAGCTAAATGCCTGTATCAAAACAATAATATCATTTTCTTTTTCTTTGCATGATTGTTTCACAGAGCGAAAAATAGGATCGGAGCGCACAAGTTTCTGAGTGGCGATGGGGATGAAAGAGTCCCTGCGGGCACCGTTCAAAACGAAACAAATTCGACCCCGCCCCGCTCGAATTTCTGCGGAACGCCATGCCGTGGCGTGACC from Paraburkholderia hospita encodes the following:
- a CDS encoding bifunctional diguanylate cyclase/phosphodiesterase; the protein is MILGIWIITIIRIQTEKQEAHRAVSEATSQIATSFVAHIDKTVHDADVAVKLVKYEYERSPSTFRLDTLKENGLVSADTALQVTVVGPTGGVLQTTTPDAKPINLSDRAHFVAHKRDPNLGLYISQPVLGRLSHHWTLQFTRRLNNPDGSFAGVVVVSEDPNFLTTGFYHLDAVGVGGMLLVMSDNGYLLSRLAAGVSTWPIGTPASGYRAMLNARGDALTDPVDHMRRFVTYLHSTRFPVGVIVGISENSALAGYRHAKDLYLLLASVLTVVLLPAAAIITATMSRLAVARADMQHLAETDALTGLPNRYLLTESLRRCIERENSLGRLALLFVDLDNFKRINDALGHQIGDELLQNVARRLVNVAGEKSIVARVGGDEFVVLVECTDAKAVAHRMAQSIIDAFELAFGLRGNSYVMRVSIGVAVYEFGFDAAYDLLRQADLAMYAAKEKGRSANASRFHAYTPDLSVHAMRDIERQQELQYAIENREFFLEYQPIVSLDSGETQGIEALVRWRHPEKGVIAPAEFIPFAESTGFIIPIGELILETACTQLSEWQEVDTRLFYMSVNVSAAQLVHGDLVNVIHRCLERHSIAAQRLKVEITETAILEDSALVGRRLQELRRLGVRVMLDDFGTGYSSLSQLTNLIIDGVKIGRSFTQGVPGDRTAQATFRSIVFLARDLGLSLVVEGVETEEQANWLRRFGDIEVQGFYFGRPIVPDRMRAGRAA
- a CDS encoding helix-turn-helix transcriptional regulator; the protein is MLKEVADRADRFGEVIFEVDVHVARDRVLLRLRQTNATCLLERQLIRRDGATFTQVLSIDEDDTLLEFVAADPYADHLRVQYQSIDRLYREQLANRSAQPESGQPLRDPLDEICHIRASTNEGELMKIMGRVVPQLGGRSYTYRWLHVPDRTRAITDQRCLIGCHPGWMHAYINQQWYRKAPLLDYALRNSTSTLASAIDALGDDHRAKDVAARYGFRSAVVCPVHRPSGTVIGLLQIGNGLPQPEGERVLWQDRHRVLMRALADEVLNWHIDALRDEEASRVALDQREQAVLRLVRAGRTACNVADMLGVSERTVYDIFQKINRKLGVSHITRAVAMAIDKGLLD